Part of the Liberibacter crescens BT-1 genome is shown below.
TTTGAAGATACAAAAAAAATTCCAGAAGAACTTCTTATACCCCCAGAAAATCAATACATATTACCATACTTTATAAATCCATCAAATATTGAAAATATCGGTCCATCACCATTGATTCCAAGATTATTCAACGAAAAGCCTCTGAATAATTATTCTTTAAGACGTGGACGTATGATCCATAAATTACTTCAAATAATATTTGATATTCCAGAAGAAGACAGTAAAAAATATATACTTTCATATTGCAATTACAATACACGTCTCTGGCCTAAAAAAGAATCTGAAAAATTAATTTCATCTTTTATAGATATTATAAAATATCCAAGCATACCTTCTTCTATAGAATATACTTCATGTGCAGAAGTATCTATTGCAGGAAAAATTAGTTTCAAAAACAGAGACTTCTTTGTCGCTGGACGAGTAGATAGAATGTTTATCTCAGAAGAAAAAATTTTTCTTCTTGAATATAAAACGAATCATATTTTTCCAAAATTACAATCAGAAATTCCAATTTCACATATTTCCCAATTATCTATATATAGAGAGGTTTTAAAACCTCTCTATCCAAATAAACAATTTGAATGCCTTCTTATATACACACAGGAACCAAAAGTATTTACACTTAGCAATTCACAATTAGAAAATTCTCTTATACAAATAGAAAATAAGTTTTATTATTCTTCTTGAAATAACTTCCTGTAGTTATCAGATTAATGAATAAAGAAAAAAGTGTTAAGGAGCTTTAGTAATGAATATACTTTCAGTAGATTCTCAAGATTTTAATAGTCATGTTTTGGAATCTAAAAAACCAGTTGTTGTAGATTTTTGGGCAGATTGGTGTGGTCCTTGTAAAGCAATTGCCCCTATACTCCAAGAAATAGCTAAAGATTTAGCTGATAAAGTAACAGTTATAAAAATTAATATTGATAATAATAATAATTTAGCCACACAATACGGAATACGTTCAATTCCTACTCTTGCCTTTTTTAAAGAAGGAAATATCGTTGATGTTAAAGTTGGAAATGACACAAAAGATAATATCTCTAATTGGATTTTATCTTTAATATAAGTTATCTAATTTAAAATATTCATTTCTCATTACTTTGGAAGTATACCACTCTCAGAAAGAACATTTCCAACAAGATACAAAGAACCTCCAATTAAAATACGAGGAGCAATGCTACTTGAGTTCATTCTTTTTATATTGGAAAGTGCTTCATAAACAGAAGAAGCTGGAGAAGCTTCAAGTCCTGCTTCTCTAGCTTTTTGAGCTAGCATAACTGGATCAGCACTTTTTTGATTATTATCATAATTCACAAAAGAATCTTCTAAAGGAAGAGATATTGTAAAAACATGTAAAGGCAACTGAGAAAATTGTTTAAAATAATCTAAATGGTTTTTATCATTTTTCATACCAATTATAAGATACAATGGCCGATATTGAAGCCTAGAAAGTTGAGATATGAATTTAGAAATGACTACCCCTGCATCAGGGTTATGTCCACCATCAATCCAAATCTCACTGCCGTCTTGAACTTTTTGTAATAAAGAACCTTGTGAAACCTTTTGAAGCCGACCAAACCACTCAACAGATAGAAATGCTTTTTCTATATCATTATTTTTTAAGGTTAATCCGGCGATTTGGAGTGCACGTATAGCAGTAGAGGCATTAAAATATTGATGATATCCTAAAAGACTAGGAATTGGTAAATCTATCTTAGATACTTGATCCATATAAATTAAACGGCCATTTTTTTCAAAAACTGAAAAATCTTTTCCGTAAACAGAATAAGGAGATTTTTGTACCTCTGCAGCAGCAATCAATACTTCACGCGCTTCATCATACGGTTGATGGCCTATAACAACCGGAAAACCATTCTTTATAATACCAGCTTTCTCTTTAGCAATTAAAGAAACATTATTACCAAGATAAAATTCATGATCCAAAGAAATTGATGTAATGATAGAAACAGCAGGATTTTCAATGACATTTGTAGCATCAATTCTACCTCCTAACCCTACTTCAATGATGGATATATCTGCAGGATATTCTGAAAATAGAATAAATGCGATAGCAACTGAAATTTCAAAAAAAGTAATAGGATCTCCATTATTAACCCGTTCAACATGATGTAAAACATCTAGTAATACATCATCATCAACAAAACGTCCTGCTCCTCCTTTTACTCCTAGTCGAAAACGTTCATGCCATTCAATAAGATGCGGAGATGTATGAACATGAACAGATAGACCGATTGCCTCACATAATGATCTACAAAATGCAGCTGTAGAACCTTTACCATTAGTACCTGCTATATGAATCACAGGAGGTAAACGATCCTGTGGTCTACCAAGACGATCTAACAAGCTAACTATTCTGTCTAGAGAACGGATACTGAGTGTCTTCCTCTGAAGAGTTATTAACTTTTCAATCTCTAAAGTAGCAAGTTTCTTATTTATCATGCAGCACTTTTTGTTAGCATCTTGCATAAGCATGCTAAAGTTTCTGGAATATCATGGCGATGAACTATCATATCTATCATTCCATGTTTCACGAGATACTCAGATGTTTGAAATCCTATTGGCAATTTTTCTCGCATTGTTTGTTCGATAACTCGTTTTCCAGCGAAACCAATTTCAGCTCCTGGTTCAGCTAAATGTATATCACCTAACATAGCATAAGAAGCAGTTACACCTCCGGTAGTAGGATTCATTAAAACAACTATATAAGGAAGATTTGCTTCTTTAAGCATATTTACTGCGATTGTTGTGCGAGGAAGCTGCATCAATGACAAAATACCCTCCTGCATTCTTGCACCACCAGATGCAGTAAACATTACTAAAGGACATTTTTCATAAATTGCTTTTTCGAAAGCTTTTATAATTGCTTCACCAGCAGCAATCCCTAATGAACCTCCAATAAAATTAAATTCATGTATAACAGAAACAAGTTTTAAATCTCGAACTTTTCCAATCGCTGATACTATTGTATCCTCTAGCCCCGTTTTAAGACGATTCTC
Proteins encoded:
- the trxA gene encoding thioredoxin yields the protein MNILSVDSQDFNSHVLESKKPVVVDFWADWCGPCKAIAPILQEIAKDLADKVTVIKINIDNNNNLATQYGIRSIPTLAFFKEGNIVDVKVGNDTKDNISNWILSLI
- a CDS encoding bifunctional folylpolyglutamate synthase/dihydrofolate synthase; this translates as MINKKLATLEIEKLITLQRKTLSIRSLDRIVSLLDRLGRPQDRLPPVIHIAGTNGKGSTAAFCRSLCEAIGLSVHVHTSPHLIEWHERFRLGVKGGAGRFVDDDVLLDVLHHVERVNNGDPITFFEISVAIAFILFSEYPADISIIEVGLGGRIDATNVIENPAVSIITSISLDHEFYLGNNVSLIAKEKAGIIKNGFPVVIGHQPYDEAREVLIAAAEVQKSPYSVYGKDFSVFEKNGRLIYMDQVSKIDLPIPSLLGYHQYFNASTAIRALQIAGLTLKNNDIEKAFLSVEWFGRLQKVSQGSLLQKVQDGSEIWIDGGHNPDAGVVISKFISQLSRLQYRPLYLIIGMKNDKNHLDYFKQFSQLPLHVFTISLPLEDSFVNYDNNQKSADPVMLAQKAREAGLEASPASSVYEALSNIKRMNSSSIAPRILIGGSLYLVGNVLSESGILPK
- the accD gene encoding acetyl-CoA carboxylase, carboxyltransferase subunit beta encodes the protein MNWITNFVRPRINSMFGRRVIPDNLWVKCPETGEIVYHKDLEENQWVVPSSGYHMKIFAKDRLNFLFDKKKYTLLNQPKVLQDPLKFRDTKRYVDRLKENRLKTGLEDTIVSAIGKVRDLKLVSVIHEFNFIGGSLGIAAGEAIIKAFEKAIYEKCPLVMFTASGGARMQEGILSLMQLPRTTIAVNMLKEANLPYIVVLMNPTTGGVTASYAMLGDIHLAEPGAEIGFAGKRVIEQTMREKLPIGFQTSEYLVKHGMIDMIVHRHDIPETLACLCKMLTKSAA